One window of the Thermococcus sp. P6 genome contains the following:
- a CDS encoding DNA polymerase domain-containing protein: MILDVDYVTEDGKPVIRIFRKENGEFRIDYDRDFEPYIYALVEDDSAVDEVKSITAERHGKMVGIKRVEKVRRKFLGRPIEVWKLVFEHPQDVPAIRDIIRNHPAVREIYEYDIPFAKRYLIDKGLVPMEGNEELRMMAFDIETLYHEGDEFGEGEILMISYADESGARVITWKKIDLPYVEVVSTEKEMIKRFLRLVKEKDPDVLVTYNGDNFDFAYIKKRAEKLGLKFILGRDSSEPKIQRMGDRFAVKVKGRIHFDLYPVIRRTLNLPTYTLEAVYEAIFGKPKEKVYAEEIATAWETGEGLERVARYSMEDAKTTYELGREFFPMEVELAKLVGQSVWDVSRSSTGNLVEWYLLREAYERNELAPNKPDAEEYKKRLRSTYLGGYVKEPEKGLWEGIAYLDFRCHPADTKVIVKGRGPVNISEVREGDYVLGINGWQRVKKVWEYDYRGELIKINGLRCTPNHRIPVVTKNERQTRIRDSLASSFLTHRVKGRIIMTPLFQRVGDLESASVDEEEILKGELVGILLAEGTLLRKDVEYFDSSRAKRRVSHQYRVEITIGAHEKEFLDRITYIFEKLFGVTPSVVRKGKTNGIAIRVAKKRVYLEIEKLMNNIENLHAPSIIRGFSEGDGTVNRVRRSVVISQGGDNRWKLELISKLLDKLGIPYSTYEYQYTENGKRLTRHILEITGRDGLILFQIFAGFISSRKKEMLREAIQNREMKGLENNSFYRLSDFAVEKEYYEGKVYDLTLEGSPYYFANGVLTHNSLYPSIIVTHNVSPDTLERECKNYHVAPVVGYRFCGDFKGFIPSILEELIETRQRVKRKMKATIDPVERKMLDYRQRALKILANSYYGYMGYPKARWYSKECAESVTAWGRHYIETTIKEAEGFGFKVLYADTDGFFATIPGEKPEVIKKRALEFLKHINKKLPGMLELEYEGFYMRGFFVTKKKYALIDEEGHITTRGLEVVRRDWSEIAKETQAKVLEAILKHGDVEEAVRIVREVTEKLSKYEIPPEKLVIHEQITRELKDYKATGPHVAIAKRLAERGVKIRPGTVISYIVLRGSGRIGDRAIPFEEFDPVKHKYDADYYIENQVLPAVERILRAFGYRKEDLRYQKTRQVGLGAWLKRGKKG; encoded by the coding sequence ATGATCCTCGACGTTGATTACGTTACCGAAGATGGGAAGCCCGTCATAAGAATATTCAGGAAGGAGAACGGGGAGTTCAGGATAGACTACGACAGGGACTTTGAACCCTACATATACGCCCTTGTAGAGGATGATTCTGCTGTGGATGAGGTTAAAAGCATAACCGCCGAGAGGCACGGAAAGATGGTGGGGATAAAGCGCGTCGAGAAGGTCCGGCGTAAGTTTCTGGGCAGACCGATAGAGGTGTGGAAGCTTGTTTTTGAGCATCCGCAGGACGTTCCGGCAATTAGAGACATCATAAGGAACCATCCCGCCGTTAGGGAGATATACGAGTACGACATACCCTTCGCAAAGCGCTACCTCATAGACAAGGGCCTCGTGCCCATGGAAGGGAACGAAGAGCTCAGAATGATGGCCTTCGACATAGAGACGCTCTACCATGAGGGAGATGAATTCGGAGAAGGCGAGATTTTGATGATAAGCTACGCCGATGAGAGCGGCGCGAGGGTGATTACGTGGAAGAAGATCGATCTCCCCTACGTTGAGGTCGTCTCCACCGAAAAGGAGATGATCAAACGCTTCCTTCGGCTGGTTAAGGAGAAGGATCCGGACGTTCTCGTGACCTACAACGGCGACAACTTCGACTTCGCCTACATAAAAAAACGCGCCGAGAAGCTCGGGTTGAAGTTCATCCTCGGAAGGGACAGTAGCGAACCAAAAATTCAGAGGATGGGCGATCGCTTCGCCGTCAAGGTCAAGGGCAGGATACACTTCGACCTCTACCCGGTCATAAGGCGCACCCTGAACCTGCCAACATACACGCTCGAGGCCGTCTACGAGGCCATCTTTGGAAAGCCTAAGGAGAAGGTCTATGCGGAGGAGATAGCGACGGCGTGGGAAACCGGGGAGGGGCTCGAGAGGGTCGCCCGGTACTCCATGGAGGACGCAAAGACCACATACGAGCTCGGAAGGGAGTTCTTCCCGATGGAGGTGGAACTGGCGAAGCTCGTAGGGCAGAGCGTTTGGGACGTGTCGAGGTCGAGCACGGGCAACCTCGTGGAGTGGTACCTCCTGAGGGAGGCTTACGAGAGGAACGAGCTCGCACCGAACAAGCCGGACGCTGAGGAATACAAAAAACGGTTGAGGAGCACCTATCTCGGCGGCTACGTCAAAGAACCCGAGAAGGGACTCTGGGAGGGCATAGCTTATTTAGATTTTAGATGTCATCCGGCCGATACAAAAGTTATTGTAAAAGGCCGTGGACCCGTTAACATAAGTGAGGTCAGGGAGGGGGACTATGTCCTTGGAATCAACGGGTGGCAGCGTGTTAAAAAAGTGTGGGAGTACGATTACAGGGGAGAGTTAATAAAAATCAACGGGCTCAGGTGCACTCCAAACCACAGGATACCTGTTGTTACTAAAAACGAGAGACAGACAAGGATAAGGGACAGCCTCGCCAGCTCCTTTTTGACCCACAGAGTTAAGGGACGGATAATCATGACTCCCCTCTTCCAAAGGGTGGGCGACCTTGAGTCCGCCAGCGTGGATGAAGAGGAGATCCTGAAGGGGGAACTCGTGGGCATACTGCTTGCGGAGGGAACGCTACTCAGAAAAGATGTTGAGTACTTTGACTCGTCGCGTGCCAAAAGACGTGTGTCCCACCAGTATCGGGTTGAAATAACGATTGGAGCCCATGAAAAGGAGTTCCTTGATAGGATTACCTACATTTTTGAGAAGCTCTTTGGGGTTACCCCCTCGGTCGTAAGGAAGGGAAAAACAAACGGGATAGCGATCCGGGTTGCAAAGAAGAGGGTTTACCTTGAAATTGAAAAACTGATGAACAACATTGAGAATCTGCATGCACCTTCAATCATCAGGGGCTTCTCAGAAGGCGATGGAACTGTTAACCGTGTTCGCAGAAGTGTCGTCATTAGCCAAGGGGGAGACAACAGATGGAAACTCGAGTTGATTTCAAAACTTCTGGATAAGCTCGGAATTCCCTACAGTACTTACGAGTATCAGTACACGGAGAATGGAAAGCGCCTCACAAGGCACATACTTGAGATAACGGGCAGGGATGGCCTGATTCTCTTCCAGATTTTCGCCGGATTTATCAGCTCCCGCAAGAAAGAGATGCTCCGGGAGGCCATTCAGAACAGGGAAATGAAGGGGCTCGAAAACAACTCTTTCTACAGGCTCAGCGACTTCGCTGTGGAGAAGGAGTACTATGAGGGCAAGGTTTACGACCTGACTCTTGAAGGCAGTCCTTACTACTTTGCCAACGGAGTACTGACTCACAACTCCCTTTACCCCTCCATAATCGTCACGCACAACGTTTCCCCCGATACGCTCGAAAGGGAGTGCAAGAACTATCACGTGGCCCCGGTCGTTGGCTATCGCTTCTGCGGGGACTTCAAGGGCTTCATCCCGAGCATACTGGAGGAGCTCATAGAGACCCGACAGAGGGTTAAGAGGAAGATGAAGGCCACGATCGACCCCGTGGAGAGGAAGATGCTCGACTACAGGCAGAGGGCACTGAAGATTCTGGCGAACAGCTATTACGGCTACATGGGCTATCCAAAGGCGCGCTGGTATTCAAAGGAGTGCGCCGAGAGCGTCACGGCGTGGGGAAGGCACTACATAGAGACCACGATTAAAGAGGCGGAGGGATTCGGGTTCAAAGTGCTCTACGCGGATACGGATGGCTTTTTTGCAACGATACCCGGTGAAAAACCGGAGGTCATAAAGAAGAGGGCCCTGGAATTCCTGAAGCACATAAACAAAAAGCTCCCCGGAATGCTCGAGCTCGAGTACGAGGGCTTCTACATGAGGGGCTTCTTCGTCACCAAAAAGAAGTACGCCCTCATTGACGAGGAGGGGCACATAACCACGAGGGGCCTCGAGGTTGTGAGGCGCGACTGGAGCGAGATAGCGAAGGAAACTCAGGCCAAAGTTCTGGAGGCCATACTGAAGCACGGGGACGTTGAAGAGGCTGTAAGGATCGTCAGGGAGGTCACGGAAAAACTCAGTAAGTACGAAATTCCACCCGAGAAACTGGTAATCCACGAGCAAATAACGAGGGAACTGAAGGATTATAAGGCAACGGGACCCCACGTGGCCATAGCCAAACGCCTGGCCGAGAGGGGCGTGAAGATACGTCCCGGGACGGTCATAAGCTACATCGTCCTCAGGGGTTCGGGAAGGATAGGGGACAGGGCGATCCCCTTCGAGGAGTTCGATCCGGTAAAACACAAATACGACGCGGATTACTACATTGAAAATCAGGTTCTGCCGGCCGTTGAAAGGATCCTCAGAGCCTTCGGCTACAGGAAGGAGGATCTGAGGTATCAGAAGACGAGACAGGTCGGGCTGGGGGCGTGGCTCAAAAGGGGAAAGAAGGGTTAA
- a CDS encoding HAD family hydrolase, which produces MKLVSFDVWNTLLDINVMLRALGEELSGLMGRDVGEEIALARARIKDIRASGRGDPSRALEESQRILANLLGTEVESVRRAAARAVLKAGGEMVLPGARETLKAIRERDLRIVVTGNVMFWPGSYTRLLLERFGLMRYVDGAFFADEVLAYKPMPEMFRKPLDAFGVKPGEAVHVGDTYEEDFTGALKTGMWAVWINPRAKKVRRIHERGFEVPEVGSILEVLEVLGERG; this is translated from the coding sequence ATAAAGCTCGTCTCCTTCGACGTATGGAATACCCTGCTGGACATCAACGTCATGCTCAGGGCCCTGGGAGAGGAGCTAAGCGGACTGATGGGTCGGGACGTGGGGGAGGAGATCGCGCTCGCCCGGGCGAGGATAAAGGACATCAGGGCTTCCGGAAGGGGTGATCCCTCGAGGGCCCTCGAGGAGAGTCAGAGGATACTGGCGAACCTGCTTGGCACGGAAGTTGAGAGCGTCAGGAGGGCCGCCGCGAGGGCGGTGCTGAAAGCTGGCGGGGAGATGGTCCTCCCCGGAGCGAGGGAGACCCTCAAAGCGATCAGGGAGAGGGACCTGAGGATCGTGGTAACGGGAAACGTTATGTTCTGGCCGGGTTCCTACACGAGGCTCCTCCTTGAAAGGTTCGGGCTCATGAGGTACGTGGATGGAGCCTTCTTTGCCGACGAGGTGCTCGCCTACAAGCCGATGCCGGAGATGTTCAGGAAGCCACTGGATGCCTTCGGGGTGAAGCCCGGGGAGGCTGTACACGTCGGGGACACCTACGAGGAGGACTTCACGGGCGCTTTGAAAACGGGTATGTGGGCGGTCTGGATAAACCCCCGTGCGAAAAAGGTTAGGAGAATCCACGAGAGGGGCTTCGAGGTGCCCGAAGTGGGAAGCATCCTTGAGGTGCTCGAGGTTCTCGGGGAACGTGGTTAA
- a CDS encoding DUF3226 domain-containing protein, protein MRVVTGSRFEAFVDENALLFPEYRKNRDELVEFVDSLTGEETVVTASLELVDLISRKFKQSEENVLVYSDTGKSVTLKETYELRKYLDFDVRGGFSGEEGETTVLFVEGKTDAKFFKAVFKKLFEFRESREVPLSLKFIERVFERDNFDLLRREDSYLAVIPSEGNSGVVRNLGNFLRAMEAFDFRVDRVGVAVDTDEDRKSALSSITGRLSGFEHRKTPHGYSVGETEVIPLIIGLPFEDEAIEWKKPAIEDLMLHLVSREGLLDRIKPGLKTLNESLGRKLGPKEVMYLVLSAYGHWGNLEGFYELFVMRSRFRNLKAVLREAGLMDDLIRLAGWRRK, encoded by the coding sequence ATGAGAGTCGTAACCGGAAGCAGATTCGAGGCCTTCGTGGATGAAAACGCCCTGCTCTTTCCGGAGTACAGAAAAAACCGCGATGAACTTGTGGAATTCGTGGATTCTCTAACCGGGGAGGAAACGGTTGTTACCGCAAGCCTCGAGCTCGTGGACTTGATCTCTCGAAAGTTCAAACAAAGCGAGGAAAACGTTCTCGTCTATTCTGACACGGGGAAGAGCGTTACGCTGAAAGAGACCTACGAGCTGAGGAAATACCTCGACTTCGACGTCCGTGGTGGCTTTTCCGGTGAGGAAGGGGAAACCACCGTTCTGTTCGTGGAGGGCAAAACGGACGCCAAGTTCTTCAAGGCGGTCTTCAAGAAGCTCTTCGAGTTCAGGGAAAGCCGCGAAGTTCCCCTGAGCCTAAAGTTCATCGAGAGGGTCTTCGAGCGCGATAACTTCGACCTGCTGAGACGGGAGGATAGCTACCTCGCCGTGATCCCGAGCGAGGGTAATTCGGGAGTCGTTAGGAACCTCGGCAACTTCCTCAGGGCCATGGAAGCGTTCGATTTCCGGGTCGATAGGGTGGGGGTGGCCGTTGATACAGACGAGGACAGAAAGAGCGCCCTTTCCTCGATAACCGGAAGGCTCTCGGGTTTTGAACACAGAAAAACACCCCATGGCTATTCCGTGGGGGAAACCGAGGTCATACCGCTGATAATCGGTCTGCCCTTCGAGGACGAGGCGATCGAATGGAAGAAGCCTGCCATTGAGGATCTGATGCTCCACCTCGTCTCCAGAGAGGGCCTTCTGGACAGGATAAAACCCGGACTCAAGACATTGAACGAAAGCCTCGGAAGAAAGCTTGGACCCAAAGAGGTAATGTACCTCGTCCTATCGGCCTACGGGCACTGGGGGAATCTCGAGGGATTCTACGAACTCTTCGTAATGCGTTCCCGGTTCAGGAACCTGAAGGCCGTCCTCAGGGAAGCGGGCCTTATGGACGACCTGATCCGTCTGGCAGGCTGGAGGAGGAAGTGA
- a CDS encoding S-layer protein: protein MVNVKRVLVAFAGLLILGLLLTPMNAAVGGMNSSNTVIVLPTTKIVNGTPLHIGEDAITGSRLGAFLVLKGVSQGTYTKTVSVPVEYHSVPIADGNQTYSLNPTDMPDIGLKVGDQPVGDTLVIRVNFSRVDFNSTEKSAEFGDRSVEIVFNENTTPLNVGGDYRIVSTTVDGKDRMYFYSYDNVSGTSSSLGDTLSVGGWKIKFVDINVNQEEMLIDLTYPSGTLKQKTMAKDNYYVMYVDASGNEDFEPFSTYPESRINELLGSGVKSLLVFTPTSFFIGVGGTKSVIYDYIYYEKAREYRDGDVYSGQWVWDIDPANNLYILYLHVNESEGFGRVFVGEGSSLRLPTNWGLEIEPIFTKENGIVTGVEAYRFVRVTTVTKTVSITAPRIEATDDVHELIINDTQLTALPSDRNVIIVGGWVSNRAWEVLEKVYGKDAVDSIREEVMEKGYVVKELKNPNNPNYRVIILAGKTYVETRLAVEKFMEGS, encoded by the coding sequence GTGGTAAACGTGAAAAGGGTTCTGGTTGCATTTGCGGGTCTGTTGATTCTCGGCCTGTTACTTACGCCGATGAACGCGGCGGTCGGCGGTATGAACTCCTCCAACACGGTGATAGTCCTCCCCACAACCAAGATAGTGAACGGTACCCCTCTACACATAGGCGAGGACGCGATAACCGGTTCAAGGCTCGGTGCCTTCCTCGTCCTTAAGGGCGTTTCTCAGGGGACCTACACGAAGACCGTTTCGGTGCCCGTTGAGTATCACAGCGTGCCCATCGCAGACGGGAATCAAACGTACAGCCTTAATCCCACAGACATGCCCGACATCGGGCTCAAAGTTGGCGATCAGCCCGTCGGGGACACGCTGGTCATCAGGGTCAACTTCTCGCGGGTGGATTTCAACTCGACAGAGAAATCCGCCGAATTCGGGGACAGGAGCGTGGAGATAGTATTCAACGAGAACACGACGCCCCTTAACGTTGGGGGCGACTACAGAATCGTCTCCACGACGGTCGACGGTAAGGACAGGATGTACTTCTACTCCTACGATAACGTTAGCGGGACCTCGAGCTCCCTCGGGGACACGCTCAGCGTCGGGGGCTGGAAGATAAAGTTCGTGGACATAAACGTTAATCAGGAGGAGATGCTCATCGACTTGACCTATCCAAGTGGTACCCTGAAGCAGAAAACGATGGCCAAGGACAACTACTACGTCATGTACGTCGATGCCAGCGGGAACGAGGACTTCGAGCCCTTCAGCACGTACCCGGAGAGCAGGATAAACGAACTCCTCGGGAGCGGTGTTAAGAGCCTTCTCGTCTTCACCCCGACCAGCTTCTTCATCGGCGTGGGCGGAACCAAGAGCGTTATCTACGACTACATCTACTACGAAAAGGCCCGGGAGTACAGGGACGGCGACGTTTACAGCGGTCAGTGGGTCTGGGACATCGATCCAGCGAACAACCTCTACATCCTCTACCTTCACGTTAACGAGAGCGAAGGCTTCGGAAGGGTTTTCGTTGGAGAAGGCTCCTCGCTCAGGCTTCCCACGAACTGGGGGCTCGAGATAGAGCCGATCTTCACGAAGGAGAACGGAATCGTAACCGGAGTTGAGGCCTACCGCTTCGTCCGCGTTACCACGGTTACGAAGACGGTTTCCATAACTGCTCCCAGGATCGAGGCCACGGATGACGTCCACGAGCTCATAATCAACGATACCCAGCTCACGGCCCTTCCTTCTGACAGGAACGTCATAATAGTTGGCGGATGGGTAAGCAACAGGGCCTGGGAGGTTCTTGAGAAGGTCTATGGAAAGGATGCCGTGGATTCCATCAGGGAAGAGGTGATGGAGAAGGGTTACGTGGTAAAGGAGCTCAAGAACCCAAACAACCCGAACTACAGGGTCATAATCCTCGCCGGAAAGACCTACGTCGAGACCAGGCTGGCCGTCGAGAAGTTTATGGAAGGTTCTTGA
- a CDS encoding glycosyltransferase family 4 protein has protein sequence MRIALVSDWYYPKIGGVASHMHNLALKLREGGHEVAIVTNDRETGKEKELEERGIELVKVPGIMAPLLDVNASYSLKSSRELNVFLKDFDVVHSHHAFTPLALKAVKAGRSMGKATLLTTHSISFAHDSRLWEALGLTIPLFNSYLRYPHRIIAVSKAARAFIEHFTEGPISIIPNGVDDGRFTPARDKEEIKAKFGVSGDVVLYVSRMSYRKGPHVLLNAFSSIDGATLVMVGSGDMLPFLKMQAKFLGIEDRVIFTGYLDDEELPEVFRMADVFVLPSTTAEAFGIVVLEAMASGVPVVATSVGGIPEVVRENEAGLLVPPGNEFELGKAIRKLLEDEKLREFYGKNGRRAVEEKYSWDRVVVEVEKAYEEVLSGL, from the coding sequence ATGAGGATAGCACTGGTTAGCGACTGGTATTACCCGAAGATAGGGGGAGTGGCCTCGCACATGCACAACCTTGCCCTGAAGCTAAGGGAGGGGGGGCACGAGGTAGCTATAGTGACAAACGACCGGGAAACGGGGAAGGAAAAAGAACTCGAGGAGAGGGGAATCGAGCTGGTGAAAGTCCCCGGAATAATGGCCCCGCTGCTCGATGTAAACGCAAGCTACAGCCTTAAGTCTTCCAGGGAGCTCAACGTGTTTTTAAAGGACTTCGACGTCGTCCACTCGCACCATGCCTTTACCCCCCTCGCCTTAAAGGCCGTGAAGGCCGGGAGAAGCATGGGAAAGGCCACCCTGTTGACCACCCACAGCATATCCTTTGCACACGACTCACGCCTCTGGGAGGCCCTCGGCCTTACGATCCCCCTGTTCAACTCCTACCTCAGGTACCCCCACAGGATAATCGCGGTAAGTAAGGCCGCCAGAGCCTTCATCGAGCATTTTACAGAAGGGCCCATCTCCATAATTCCGAACGGGGTGGACGACGGCCGTTTTACTCCCGCCCGGGATAAGGAGGAGATAAAGGCAAAATTTGGGGTCAGCGGAGACGTGGTGCTGTACGTGAGCCGCATGAGTTACAGAAAGGGGCCCCACGTGCTCCTCAACGCCTTTTCCAGCATAGACGGAGCGACCCTCGTGATGGTGGGCAGCGGTGATATGTTGCCCTTCCTGAAGATGCAGGCAAAATTCCTTGGAATTGAGGACAGGGTAATCTTCACGGGCTATCTGGACGATGAAGAGCTCCCGGAAGTTTTCAGGATGGCGGACGTGTTCGTCCTGCCATCGACAACGGCGGAGGCCTTTGGGATAGTGGTTCTCGAGGCTATGGCCTCCGGAGTGCCGGTCGTGGCAACCAGCGTCGGCGGAATCCCCGAGGTGGTAAGGGAGAACGAGGCCGGATTGCTGGTCCCTCCCGGGAACGAGTTCGAGCTCGGAAAGGCGATCCGGAAGCTGCTGGAGGACGAGAAACTCAGGGAATTTTACGGCAAAAATGGAAGAAGGGCCGTTGAGGAGAAATACTCCTGGGACAGGGTGGTCGTTGAGGTGGAGAAAGCCTACGAGGAGGTTCTTTCGGGTTTGTAG
- a CDS encoding lysylphosphatidylglycerol synthase transmembrane domain-containing protein, whose product MERATLRKLFSLLAFVVSLIYLYRSVEPGELLIALRGARYGYLLFAGALSLLNVLLSATRWYIVLRRVQNTDFKRTVQAFVSGYYLMAILPPTLGHMAKVKLVGGDYFRALSSLTFGMAAETVVVLSLALIFLDFTKLGLLGLSLIVLAFIYDGAFNRTALAFFDLLEKLGAGRISRKLRGWWRRGYTAWKRAREARSSLLAVFLFSALGILLQIFGLIIVGKAFSLEIPFGRAFYAFVISVVFASLSGIPSGIGANESGILVGIGSSTKAFLTAFSYKFLFQYAYSIAGAFVFYRMLNRRGDGNEDSTG is encoded by the coding sequence ATGGAGAGGGCCACTTTAAGAAAGCTCTTCAGCCTTCTGGCATTTGTGGTATCCCTGATCTACCTCTACAGGAGCGTGGAACCCGGCGAACTGCTCATTGCCTTAAGAGGAGCCCGCTATGGATACCTCCTTTTTGCGGGCGCGCTCTCCCTTCTGAACGTTCTTCTTAGTGCGACCAGGTGGTACATCGTCCTGAGAAGGGTCCAGAACACGGACTTTAAGCGGACGGTTCAGGCCTTCGTCAGCGGTTACTACCTGATGGCCATTCTTCCGCCCACGCTGGGACACATGGCAAAGGTCAAACTCGTGGGCGGGGACTACTTCAGGGCCCTCTCCTCCCTCACCTTCGGGATGGCCGCGGAGACGGTGGTTGTGCTCTCTCTAGCGTTGATCTTTTTGGATTTTACAAAGCTCGGGCTCCTTGGCCTGAGTCTGATAGTCCTGGCGTTCATCTACGACGGGGCCTTCAACAGGACGGCACTGGCCTTCTTCGATCTCCTGGAGAAGCTGGGGGCGGGGAGGATCTCCAGAAAGCTGAGGGGATGGTGGAGGAGGGGATACACTGCCTGGAAAAGGGCCCGGGAAGCCAGATCCAGCCTCCTTGCGGTGTTTTTATTCTCGGCTCTGGGGATACTGCTTCAGATTTTCGGCCTGATCATCGTGGGAAAAGCCTTTTCACTGGAGATCCCCTTTGGCCGGGCGTTCTACGCCTTCGTTATCAGCGTTGTTTTTGCATCGTTGAGCGGGATACCCTCGGGAATAGGCGCAAACGAATCCGGGATCCTCGTCGGAATAGGTTCGTCAACGAAGGCCTTCCTCACGGCCTTTTCCTACAAGTTCCTTTTCCAGTACGCCTACTCGATAGCGGGCGCCTTTGTCTTCTACAGGATGCTGAACAGAAGGGGTGATGGGAATGAGGATAGCACTGGTTAG
- a CDS encoding DHH family phosphoesterase — protein sequence MVVKDCPECHGTGKVKTGEKECPVCGGWGYVPADFKVGEKLKGYRNLDYIGVEEEVDEIPCPECHGRGTVPVYDTCPTCGGTGKVIACDICGKVKGPWEPGMETTWVCPECLRKYKVVYVLDKTCDVEDIEIGNVYKGKIDRVERFGVFVRLNPHLRGLIRRKDLLGGRDYRPGEEILVQVLDVKPDRAEIDLIESALKHYREVFVRKELPVTPIGELSRDMAGQTVRLRGRVTQVQVTGGPTVFTVTDGTGITWAAAFEASGVRAYPNINVGDIVEITGKVAFHSGEIQIETIDMARLWGADAAEVKKRIEAELDRRAQPQDVGFLIKSEVLEKLKPRITKAAFMIRRAIYEGRPILLRHHADTDGYVSGLALEYAIVPLIEEVSPDSGARWKLFKRRPSKAPFYELEDVLKDIIFMIEDHEKFGDPLPLLVVVDNGGTSEDIPAYRRIRAYGVPIVVIDHHDPREWVSDDRARVDDYVDVHVNPHHVKRGYYELTAGMLATEVARFVNPAVEDRIKHLPAIAGTGDRSDAPEFHQYLKIARESKGLDVEDLKRIAEVIDHEAYFWKFMDGHGIIDEILLLTGNLQRHRELINAIYPEVKEKQERALRASLPHVKSVVLPNGIRFNTIDIELFAPKFSYPSPGKLSGLIHDHFKEKYGEDSPILTLAYGPDFAVVRASDGMGAYDFDLNAIIPGLQEALPSAGVEGGGHSYAGSIKFFEGMRKEVLEEFAKQVVKLRRKG from the coding sequence ATGGTGGTTAAGGATTGTCCCGAATGCCACGGAACCGGGAAGGTGAAGACGGGCGAGAAGGAGTGCCCCGTTTGCGGGGGCTGGGGTTACGTGCCAGCTGATTTCAAGGTCGGTGAGAAGCTTAAGGGTTACAGGAACCTCGATTACATAGGGGTTGAGGAGGAGGTTGACGAGATACCCTGTCCGGAGTGCCACGGCAGGGGGACCGTCCCGGTCTACGACACCTGTCCGACGTGCGGGGGAACGGGCAAGGTGATCGCCTGCGACATCTGCGGAAAGGTCAAGGGGCCGTGGGAACCGGGTATGGAAACCACGTGGGTCTGTCCCGAGTGCCTGAGGAAGTATAAGGTGGTCTACGTTCTGGACAAGACCTGCGACGTTGAGGACATCGAGATCGGGAACGTCTACAAGGGGAAGATCGACAGGGTGGAGCGCTTCGGCGTCTTCGTAAGGCTTAACCCCCACCTGAGGGGCCTCATAAGGAGAAAGGACCTCCTTGGAGGCAGGGACTACAGGCCGGGGGAGGAGATCCTCGTTCAGGTCCTCGACGTCAAACCTGACAGGGCGGAGATAGACCTCATAGAATCGGCCCTCAAGCACTACAGGGAAGTTTTCGTGCGGAAGGAGCTTCCCGTTACTCCCATCGGCGAGCTCAGCAGGGACATGGCGGGTCAGACGGTCAGGCTCCGCGGCAGGGTTACTCAGGTGCAGGTTACCGGGGGCCCGACGGTCTTCACGGTGACCGACGGAACGGGCATAACGTGGGCGGCTGCCTTCGAGGCCTCGGGGGTCAGGGCCTACCCGAACATCAACGTCGGCGACATAGTCGAGATAACAGGTAAAGTGGCCTTTCACTCGGGGGAGATACAGATAGAGACCATAGACATGGCGAGGCTATGGGGAGCAGATGCTGCCGAGGTAAAGAAGCGCATAGAAGCGGAACTCGACAGACGCGCTCAGCCGCAGGACGTTGGTTTCCTGATTAAGAGCGAGGTCCTCGAAAAGCTAAAGCCGAGGATAACGAAGGCTGCCTTCATGATAAGGAGGGCGATCTACGAGGGAAGGCCTATACTGCTGAGGCACCACGCCGATACCGACGGGTACGTTTCGGGTCTGGCCCTTGAGTACGCCATAGTTCCCCTCATCGAGGAGGTCTCTCCCGATTCAGGGGCAAGGTGGAAGCTTTTCAAGAGAAGGCCGAGCAAAGCGCCCTTCTACGAGCTGGAGGACGTCCTGAAGGACATCATCTTCATGATCGAGGACCATGAGAAGTTCGGGGATCCCCTCCCCCTCTTAGTGGTGGTGGACAACGGGGGGACGAGCGAGGACATTCCTGCTTACAGGCGCATAAGGGCCTACGGCGTTCCAATAGTGGTCATAGACCACCACGATCCCCGCGAGTGGGTGAGCGATGACAGGGCGAGGGTCGATGATTACGTGGACGTCCACGTGAACCCCCACCACGTAAAGCGCGGTTACTACGAGCTCACTGCTGGAATGCTGGCGACGGAGGTGGCCCGCTTCGTGAACCCGGCTGTTGAGGACAGGATAAAGCACCTGCCGGCGATAGCCGGAACGGGGGACAGGAGCGATGCTCCCGAGTTCCATCAGTATCTCAAGATAGCCAGAGAATCAAAGGGCCTCGACGTGGAGGATCTAAAGAGGATAGCCGAGGTTATCGACCACGAGGCCTACTTCTGGAAGTTCATGGACGGGCACGGGATAATAGACGAGATACTGCTCCTCACGGGCAACCTTCAGAGGCACCGCGAGCTGATCAACGCCATCTACCCCGAGGTGAAGGAGAAGCAGGAGAGGGCGCTGAGGGCTTCCCTGCCGCACGTTAAGAGCGTCGTCCTCCCCAATGGAATAAGGTTCAACACGATAGACATAGAGCTCTTTGCCCCGAAGTTCTCCTACCCCAGCCCCGGCAAGCTCTCGGGCCTCATCCACGACCACTTCAAGGAGAAGTACGGGGAGGATTCCCCCATACTGACGCTCGCCTACGGTCCGGATTTTGCGGTCGTCAGGGCAAGCGATGGGATGGGAGCTTACGACTTCGACCTAAACGCGATAATCCCCGGACTGCAGGAGGCCCTGCCGAGCGCTGGAGTCGAGGGTGGCGGGCACAGTTACGCGGGCTCGATAAAGTTCTTCGAGGGGATGAGGAAGGAGGTCCTCGAGGAGTTCGCAAAGCAGGTGGTGAAGCTGAGGAGGAAGGGCTGA